AAGTAATGGATTTTTACAATAAAGGCGGTGCTGCAGGAATGGGAATCAAGCTGGATAACCAGACCTTATCTCCTGATCCATTAAATCTGAGTGAAAAGGAGATACAGGATATTATTGCTTTTTTAAAGACGCTGAATGATCAATAAAAAAGAAAGGGGGCTATAAATTCAGCCCCCTTTCTTTTTTATCATCTGTTACTCCCATTTGAAAACCTTCACGGCAACGGCATAGATTCCGATACCCCAGATCACCATGATCAGGATTTGATGTTTCACATCCCATAATCCGGCGCCCTCAAAGGCTACCTTTCTCATGGCATCATTCAAATAAGTTAAAGGTAATGCCCGGCTGATTGGCTGAAGCCAGTTCGGAAAAGCATCTATAGAGAAAAACGTGCCCGACAGCAAGAACTGAGGCAAGGTAATGATATTGGAAATGGGAGGGATCGTACTTTCACTTTTAGCGATTCCTGAAACTACAAAACCGAAGCCCATAAAGACAATCAATCCGATGATTGATAGCAACAGCATATTAATTACCGTGACTGCCCCATTGATCAATGTAAAATGGAAAAAGAAATGACCAAGCAGGATAATGAATACTGCGCCCAGTAAGGCAAAACCTATTCTGGCAATTCCTTCCCCGAAGACGATGCTTGATTTCCTTACCGGAGTGGCAAAGAAACGTTTGATTACTAAGGTCTGGCGTAAGCTGAAAAAGACGAATGCTGTTCCAAAAACGCCTGTGCTCAACAGGGAGAAGCCAAGTTGTCCTGGTAGAATGAAATCTATTGTACGGTAGATTCTTCCCTGCACCGTGCTTTCATTTAGCTGTGCAACAGAAGGCATGACATCTTTTGTATTTAGAGTATACATCAGGTTGTGAACCACAGATTTAAGAATATTTCCCTTGTCTATGGAAGCAGAGGTATATTGGATATTGGCCAGGTAAGCGGGCTTTCCTGCCGGATTTTTTTGTACCTCAATTAAGGCATCAATATGTCCTTTTTCCAGCCCTGTTTTGATGTCTGCAGCATCTTTGTCTTTAATGATGTGGACAATTGAAGTTCCTTCCAGTGCTTTAATAATCGGGTTTTGAAGGTCAGAACCTGGAGCGATGGCCAGGTCTACTTTTACTCCGCCACCACCTAAAAATCCAAAGACCAGGATGAACACTAAAGGAAAGGCTAATGTAAACACTACTGCTGAAGGGCTACGCATAATCGAGCGGAAACTTGCTTTCGCAAGGGCCAGGGTAGCTTTAGTATTATTGTAAGGTTTGCTCATGTATCTATTTTAATTGTCCTCTCTCCACTCTTTTCCTGTCAGGTTGATGAAAACGTCTTCCAGATTGGCTTTTTTAACTTCTTTTTTCCGTTCAAACCCGCTGTTGATCAGTTGGTCTATCAAATTGTCCGGTGTATCCAGGGCAATGATTTCTCCACGCTCCACAAAAGCAACACGGTCACAAAGCTGTTCTGCTTCGTCCATATAATGGGTGGTGATGACTACTGTGGTTCCATTGTTTCTGATGTCGATGATCAGGTCCCAGAGGTTGCGGCGTGCCTGAGGATCAAGTCCGGTAGTAGGCTCGTCCAGGAAAATGATCTTTGGAGAGTTGATGAGGGTAGTGGCAATAGAGAAGCGCTGTTTTTGTCCGCCGGACAGTGCTTTATATTTTGCTTTGGCTTTGTCCTGCAGATTTACTTTTTCCAGCATTTCCATTGGCTTGATGTCTACACCATAAAGCCCGGAAAATAGTTCCATTAATTCGACCAGGTTGAGATTTGGATAGTATCCTGCTGCCTGCAGCTGTACACCAATGATCCTTTTTATTTTACTGGCATCTTTATCTACGGAATATCCATCTACAGTGATCTCCCCGGAGGTTTTCTCTCTGAGGGTTTCAATAATCTCTAAAGTGGTGGTTTTTCCTGCTCCGTTCGGGCCGAGAAGGCCGAATATTTCGTTTTGATATACATCAAAGCTGATGCCTTGCACTGCG
This region of Pedobacter steynii genomic DNA includes:
- a CDS encoding ABC transporter permease: MSKPYNNTKATLALAKASFRSIMRSPSAVVFTLAFPLVFILVFGFLGGGGVKVDLAIAPGSDLQNPIIKALEGTSIVHIIKDKDAADIKTGLEKGHIDALIEVQKNPAGKPAYLANIQYTSASIDKGNILKSVVHNLMYTLNTKDVMPSVAQLNESTVQGRIYRTIDFILPGQLGFSLLSTGVFGTAFVFFSLRQTLVIKRFFATPVRKSSIVFGEGIARIGFALLGAVFIILLGHFFFHFTLINGAVTVINMLLLSIIGLIVFMGFGFVVSGIAKSESTIPPISNIITLPQFLLSGTFFSIDAFPNWLQPISRALPLTYLNDAMRKVAFEGAGLWDVKHQILIMVIWGIGIYAVAVKVFKWE
- a CDS encoding ABC transporter ATP-binding protein, which codes for MDNTNAIISVKNLVKKYEDFTAVQGISFDVYQNEIFGLLGPNGAGKTTTLEIIETLREKTSGEITVDGYSVDKDASKIKRIIGVQLQAAGYYPNLNLVELMELFSGLYGVDIKPMEMLEKVNLQDKAKAKYKALSGGQKQRFSIATTLINSPKIIFLDEPTTGLDPQARRNLWDLIIDIRNNGTTVVITTHYMDEAEQLCDRVAFVERGEIIALDTPDNLIDQLINSGFERKKEVKKANLEDVFINLTGKEWREDN